The Neurospora crassa OR74A linkage group I, whole genome shotgun sequence genome segment AGGGAAGTGCTTCGAGTCCAAGACCACTCACTCAGACTCGATGGAAGCCAAACTGTCATATTGGCCGCCACCACTGCATCGGCGTGGTTAGCCGGGCGCCGCGCTTCTGGAACACGCTGGACCtagcaagtggaaggtggGGCCGCCGGGACTTTTGTTGGTTAATAGTGTAGAGCGCCGATAAGATGTCATCAGGCTATTTCTTGGCACGGCGagcaggcgattgagtgcaGTGCCAAGGCGGCCGGCCAGGGGCTGCGCTGTCGGCctgggaagtggaagggggggggggtctaCGGGGGTCTATGGGGGTCTACTCAAGCTGCCTGAGCCCTGAGCGTGTTCACTTCAAGTTGCTGTAGTGTATGTGGTCAATGACAGCATCTCCAGATTCAACGAAACACATCGCATCTCCCCGACAGAGCTAGGTGCCTGGCAAAGCCACGCAACGCGGTCAACACGAGCACGCAGTACCAACCTCCTACTAGCACCACGAATTCCATACCGATCGACCGGCGAAAAGAGTCCCAAGACCGTGACTAACATCCAAACTCTCCCTTTCACTTTAATACAACTTCACCAACCGACAAGATGCAGCGATCCGGCTACGGGCAATCGCCCCCTTTACACCACCCTGTCCCGCAACACGTCTCAACCGTTCCTCAGCTACGatcgccaccgccgcccacGTCGCAACCTCACTCCGGCTATGATGGAAGCCCTTACCAACAGCAAGGGCGGGCACCGTCAGGAAACATGTTTGGCCAGTACGGCAACTTTATAAACGACCCGGCAGCGCAGCTGGCCTCGCAGTTCGGACAGACAGCGTTCAAGCAGGGACAGGAATACCTCGAGCAGAATGTAAGGATGCTGACGGCTTACCTGTCGTGGAGGGAGACGCATGCTAACGCGAGGCGCGACAGGTCAACCGCTTCGTCAGTGTCTCGGCGCTCAAGCATTACTTCAACGTCACCAACTCCTACGTAATAAACAAGCTCTATCTTGTCCTGTTTCCCTGGAGGCATAAGCCCTGGTCCCGCAAGCAGACAGTAGGCCCAGGCGGCCAGGAAGGGTGGTACCTGCCTCCCAGGGACGACATCAACAGCCCCGACATGTACATTCCGGTCATGTCACTGGTCACTTACATCTTTCTCCAGACTCTCATCGCGGGTCTACGTGGCCAGTTCCAGCCGGAACTGTTCGGATACATTGCGACAACCGCACTAGTGGTGGTCATCGTTGAAATCCTGGGTCTGAAGCTTGGATGCTACCTGTTGAGCATCTCCAACGAGTCGCAGCTCCTGGACCTCGTTGCTTACTCTGGGTACAAGTTTGTTGGTGTTATTGTCACCATCTCTATTGCCGAGATTGTGAATGGCGGCAAGGGAACTGGTGGTGTGATCGGCTGGACTGTCTTTGGTTACACTTTCTTTGCGAACGCTCTCTTCTTGGTATGATGCCCTGCTGCTGTTCCCTTCTCCGAATTGGATCGTTGACTAACCTGCGTTTCTCAGATGCGCTCCCTGAAATACGTTCTTCTTCccgagaacaacaacaacgcccAGGGTCCTATGCAAACCATGCCCACCGAAGGTCGGGCAAAGAGATCGCAGAGGCTAcagttcctcttcttctacgCCTACATCGTGCAGCTCTTTTTCATGTGGATTCTGAGCCGGCCATGAAGTTTGACGTTGGGCAGCCTAACGAGGGTATAGACAAAACATCAAAAACATGATTGCCgagagcaagaagaagcctcGGTATAACGGGTGAGGTATGGCATATATGGTCACCACAGCTGCGGCCATTCACAGCTAGTACGATAATGAGTGACTGGTGCGGGCGTATGCAAATGTCTAATGAGAATCGGTAGAATAGTCCAAAAGAGGTTTCGGTCACTTACCAACAAGGTTAGGTACTACGCCGGATATAACCGGGGTGTCACCACATTCATGTAATGGAAAGGGGGACATAGATAAGGCAACCCCGAAGATCTTAACGCGGGTAACATTGAACCAAATACCTgggcctacctacctagatgGGCATCGCGATAGTCGAGCACAGCATTCCGTTTGATAAGTACGTCTCCGAGTACGTCAGCTATTGGCTCGCATACTAATAGGCGTGCAATCCCCCGACATTTCGTCGACAGGATGGGTTGAGCTGTAGTCGTGGACACCTGTATTCACTTCAGAGTGTATGCCATACCTTCCTCGCCAACATGATTCAGTATCTTGATGCGTTTCTTAATATCATATCCCTCATGTTCGAAATCGTTGGCCGAGCTGCGTTCTTTCTCGCGTTCGGTTGGGTAAGTTCGTTTGGTGCCTTTTTATCTCATCCGGTTTTCTGTTGTGTTGCCCAACCGGTGGGGCATCTGGCGCTATGCTGCTAAGTCGTCCGTCTATACTGTACCGCCGTCACCTTGGCTACACTCTAGTCTAttcgtttccttcccctccaaAAAGCCAATACACTCATTTTACAAGTACTCCTCCATGCTCCTcatcgttttttttttttttttttgcataCTCCGTTTCGCTCACCTCCAAATCACCTACGATTAGCTTCAAAGCAATCCGACCACTGAACTCGTCAAACAGCAGGAACCTCTTTCATCGCAAAATGCCCAAGCCAGCAGCTCCCGCAAAGAAAGATGATAACGAGCCATCGCCTATCATCAAAGCCACGCTACAAGCGGCAGTCATTGCGGGAATATCAAACATTCTCGCCCAGGCCATCAGTGCCTACAAAGACGGTGTATGTGGAAAAACTCACTCTGGCTCATGTTCATCGTGGAAGCGATGACGTAATGCCACATGCACATACTTGGAGATCTTGATGCTGACAATTGGTGACTCTGCTGATTAGACACCTCTGGTGATTGACTGGGTGCCAGTGTTCcagttcttcctctttggtGTGATCTCTACGCCTCCCAATTTTTTGTGGTAAGTCTCTTAGCCCTTTGTCGGTGTGGACGGTCACAAGGGAGATCGGAGTCCATCATTCAGTCATATCCTCCGTCCTCACCCTAGTAAATACCGAGAAcaacctccctctcctcggCGCCATCAACCCATGAGTGAGTGACCTTACCTAACACCCCCCCTTAAAGGCAAGAACTCCTTGAAACCACCTTCCCATCCCACCACGTCTCCCCCACGCGCGAAGCCatcgcctccgcctccgcctccgacGAAAAGGCTCTCGACCGCGAAGCCTCTCTCGGCACGCTCGTCGAACCGCGTCTCAACAAAGGCAACACCTTCATTAAATGGCTGCTCGACCAAACCGTGGGGGCAGCCGTCAACACGTTGCTTTTCAGCATGTTCATGCGCGGCACGCAAGCCGCGATGCAGCACCGGGCCACCTCTACGTTCGGCGCCTCACCCGATCAAAGTCTGTGGTTTTTGATCGACAGCTTCAAAAGGGGAAACGCGATCCAGTATCATGGCGTTAATTGGAACTGGGTTTGGGAGGAGTCGAAGCGCGAGTTTTGGGGGCTGATGGTGGCGAGCTGGAAGTTTTGGCCGTTTGTGAGTATTGTCAACTTTGCAGTCTTGAAGAcggtggcggcgaggagTCTGGCGGGCAATTTGGCCGGGATTGCCTGGGGAGTTTATATGAGTTTGTTTGCTGCGCAgtaggaagatgaagaggacgggGGAGGGGATTGGGTTGTTGTTATGGTGTCCAGctatgacgatgatgaggatatgATGATGGGGATTTGACAACGGGGAACGAAGGGTGGAGGCTCTGAAGTTCTGTATGGATGTATCGGAAAAGAGGGTTGTTTACATCCATGAACTTGGAGCCATCAGGGTTACTGCTGTTAATGAGCAATGGTATGCCTTCAGAGCCACGCCTCTCACCTTGATACGGTGTGCTGGGTAGGGTCATGGAGTGTCGTCACCCAACGCTCTTGATAAGCGGCCATAGCGAGATGACTCGACGGAGGAGGAATGAGAAAGAGCAATGGGGAtgagaaaaaggagaaattGTTGGCAGCAACTACAGCCGGGTAAAATGGGGTTGTAGTTGTGGTCATGCTTTTCGCTTTTCGATAGACACAAAATTTCAAAATTAGAGATATCTTCCGGGATCTTAACTAAGCTACTTGCAGTGTACACTCCTGGACATGCGGTAAGTTATGGGCCTATATGCAGACAGTCGCAAACTCTGTTATCGAGCGCAGTCTCATTAAAGACTTGGAAGTGTCAACTGTATATCGTTTTGGAAACATTTAGATGTCAGACTGAAATTGTCTATCAAGGATTGAGTCTTCATCGTTAACGTAAGATTATTCTTTCGAGTTTCTTTTCCTAACATCCTGTCACCCAAGAGAAACCATTAAACTCTACGCAAGATCACTACCCGAACTTTGCCATTTAACTCCATAGAAAATCGACGGAATTAAAATCCGCATCAAAATTACAACCAGATTAGTGTCTCCAAtaagacaacaacaagaaggtAGGCAAGAATGAATGTCACAGCAGCACAGAGCAGCCAAAGCACAAGAACAAGTAGCTATATAGAAACTGTTCGGGTGTTAAGCAAAATGACATTTCCTTTTATTCCCCATCCACGTCAGATTATCGAAAAGGTAAGAAATGTATGAAAATTAAGCACATCTCTACCAAAAATAGCCATCAAACATCAAGACGTCTTCGTTCATGGCATAGTATTCCCCCCCATAAAACAAAAAGATTTCGCTGATAtactgcttgcttgctggtGTGGTGGGTGCAATTGCCGCCACCATCAAATTACACGCTTAGCTTTTCCTATATGGCTAAGCTTCTTTCCCTGCATTCCTTTCTTTCATCTGGCAGATCCGGCCGGTGGatgctcatcatcatcaaggtGACTATCGTCGaaattcttcttcctccaatcCGCCATACTTTCGCTCAGACCGAGGGTACCGTCACTCTTCTGATTGGGAAGAGATGCGGTAGGAGTTCCGAGGCCCTCAAAATCAAACGCGTTGCTGTGACGGTAGTTCTTACTATTGGTTTCCCAACGGCTCCGCAACGTCTCGAGCTCGCTTGTCAGGTGATCCAGCGCGACGCTATCTCTAGCATCGGGTCCTGGCCCGTACAAGCTCTCGGCTTCGCTGGACTCATGCCTGACATGTCCTATTTCATTTGAAGGACCCACTGGTGTCACCGCAGCCCCGATCGCTTCGTTCGGGACTTGCCGGCTGCGTCTGCGGTAGTTGTCGACGCTCATCTCTACTTGATCAAGCAGTGTGCTGACCTTCTGCTCCGCATCCCGAGCGCGGCGCTCCAGAAGGGCATTCTCATGCTGTAGCTCCTCTAGGTCTTTCTTGGTCGCTTCAAGACGTCGGCTGGCGTCGTCGCTGGCGTGAGCCGCCGAATCGCGTTCCTGGCGGACATCTTCAAGCTCTTCGCGCAGGGACTTGAGCTGTTGATCGAGTTGAGATGCCGTCCTCTGTAGCTCAGCTTGAAGCTCGCTGACTTGCCCTTGCAGCGATTCGCGCTCAGTCTCCCAGTCCGCAGGTGCGCCGGTGCCGCCAGTCTCGCCCCCAACCTTGTCTTCAAGCTCAACAATCTGTTCCTTGAGGCGGGAGTTCTCTGTCTTATAGCGTGTCAGCTGCTCCTTAAGCTGTTTAAGCATCTTCTCGGTGCCCTTGACATAGTGCACAGCTGACTGGTAGTCATTATCGAGCTGGGCAAGCTTGTCACGATACGTCGTCTCCGCTTCCTGCGCTTGCTTTGCCGCTGACGCCTTTGTCTCCTCGTGCGCAGCTTGCGCCGCGGCAAGTTGCTGTTCAAGTTCGCGCAAGCGCATCGCCTCCGGGGAACCCTCACGCGGGCTGCCGAGTCGACTATGACGGTTTACACTGGTAGGTGAAATACCACGTTCAGTGAGAATATCTTTGAGCGTGTTGTGTTGAACCAGGACGGCGTTGGTTTCTAGTTGTTGCTTGGCCAATTGCTGCTTGAGATCCGAGTTGGCGGCCTGAAGGGACTGGGTTTCTCTTAGGGCACTCTGCAACTGCCTGCGGATCGAGACACCTTCACGACTGGCTTGTTCTTGATAGGCCTCAAGTCCAGCAATGCGTTCCTCTGCAATGCGTAGTTTGTCTGAGGCAGAATCTGCCTCCTGCTGGTACTTCCTCACCAGCGCATTAGCGGCGCTTAGCTGGCCTTGAAGGGCAGATGTGCGGTCAATCTCGCCGTTGCCCAGATTACGGTTTTCCATTGTCGGCAGCTTATCCAAACCGGCAAGCACGGCTTGACGGTGGACACGTGCCTCGTTGGCATGGCGTTCGGCTCGCTCTTCAGCATCTCTCAGGCGCTGAGTGATTGTAGCTAATTCAGCAGCCTGAACCTCACGCTCAGCCTTGAGCTTGTTCAACGTggcctcaacctcctcccgGAGTGCACGCTCTTCATCGAGTTTCCTTTCCAGCGTCTCTCTCATTTCGGTTGTTGCAGCTACCGCTTCCCGCAGTGACTGGAATGTCTCGACGCTTTGCTTAGAGTTACCGACGGCCTCATTGTACTTGTTTTCCAGTTCATCTTTCTCAAGACGGAGCATTTGTGCCGTAGATTCGAATTCCGACGCTGCGACCTCAGCCTCTCTTGCCTGCCGTTGTAGCATATGCATTTCAGCTTTGAGTTGCTCAACCTCGCCGGAATTCTTTTGCTTATAATGCTCCAGGTCCGCCATCCTCTTCTGAGCAGCACTGGCCGTATCATCCGCCAGTTtcctggccttcttctcggcgtcGAGGTCGATTTTTAGGCGGTCCACTTGGTCCTGTAGATCTTTCTGGATACTCAAGGCTTGGGCA includes the following:
- the yif1 gene encoding ER to Golgi transporter Yif1, with product MQRSGYGQSPPLHHPVPQHVSTVPQLRSPPPPTSQPHSGYDGSPYQQQGRAPSGNMFGQYGNFINDPAAQLASQFGQTAFKQGQEYLEQNVNRFVSVSALKHYFNVTNSYVINKLYLVLFPWRHKPWSRKQTVGPGGQEGWYLPPRDDINSPDMYIPVMSLVTYIFLQTLIAGLRGQFQPELFGYIATTALVVVIVEILGLKLGCYLLSISNESQLLDLVAYSGYKFVGVIVTISIAEIVNGGKGTGGVIGWTVFGYTFFANALFLMRSLKYVLLPENNNNAQGPMQTMPTEGRAKRSQRLQFLFFYAYIVQLFFMWILSRP
- a CDS encoding integral membrane protein; amino-acid sequence: MPKPAAPAKKDDNEPSPIIKATLQAAVIAGISNILAQAISAYKDGTPLVIDWVPVFQFFLFGVISTPPNFLWQELLETTFPSHHVSPTREAIASASASDEKALDREASLGTLVEPRLNKGNTFIKWLLDQTVGAAVNTLLFSMFMRGTQAAMQHRATSTFGASPDQSLWFLIDSFKRGNAIQYHGVNWNWVWEESKREFWGLMVASWKFWPFVSIVNFAVLKTVAARSLAGNLAGIAWGVYMSLFAAQ